A single Nicotiana tabacum cultivar K326 chromosome 5, ASM71507v2, whole genome shotgun sequence DNA region contains:
- the LOC107761210 gene encoding heat stress transcription factor B-3-like, giving the protein MGELDQCESTLLEYVRKSSTPPFLLKTYMMVEDPATDDAISWNADGTAFIVRQPAEFARDLLPTLFKHCNFSSFVRQLNTYGFRKIATSQWEFSNDMFRKGEKDLLCDIRRRKAWTKKQQTNKHGQNINAANKKERDEDQRSSSSTSSSSSEYNSLIDENKRLKMENGVLSSELSTINKKCKELIDIVAMLAENSEEEEEGQQDERPMLFGVRLEVQEEMERKRKRAEFTQTVGVFLSQLCK; this is encoded by the exons ATGGGTGAACTAGACCAATGTGAAAGTACTTTGTTAGAGTATGTAAGGAAGTCATCAACGCCACCTTTCCTGCTGAAAACCTACATGATGGTGGAGGATCCGGCGACAGACGATGCCATTTCTTGGAACGCCGATGGGACGGCATTTATAGTCCGGCAGCCGGCGGAATTCGCCAGAGATTTGCTTCCGACGCTCTTCAAACACTGCAACTTCTCCAGCTTTGTCCGGCAGCTCAATACCTAT GGTTTTCGCAAAATTGCAACAAGTCAGTGGGAGTTCAGCAACGACATGTTTCGCAAGGGAGAGAAGGACTTACTATGTGATATTCGTCGAAGAAAAGCATGGACGAAAAAACAACAAACTAATAAGCATGGACAAAACATTAATGCTGCCAATAAGAAAGAAAGAGATGAAGATCAAAGGTCATCATCATcaacttcatcatcatcatctgagtACAATAGCCTTATTGATGAGAATAAAAGGCTCAAGATGGAGAATGGAGTCCTAAGCTCTGAGctctcaacaataaataaaaaatgcaaagaaCTCATTGATATAGTGGCCATGTTAGCAGAAAattcagaggaagaagaagaaggtcagcAAGATGAGAGGCCAATGCTGTTTGGAGTGAGGTTAGAAGTTCAAGAAGAGATGGAGAGGAAGAGAAAAAGAGCAGAGTTTACTCAAACTGTTGGTGTTTTTCTCTCTCAACTATGCAAATAA